In Plasmodium falciparum 3D7 genome assembly, chromosome: 8, the following proteins share a genomic window:
- a CDS encoding tRNA modification GTPase, putative, translated as MIKRPFVHFVLLKCITVTLFLFIIFVDTFKGKRRNKPKRFPFFIPLKIMKCRKEMHLIKSKIGNRKMFEQKENILSLNMEEESFIDKNEQNKECEKKNMDINTIHNFLVNNNFASNEDEKKKNICDNISTYYSEANNNMINYVTNYDDVRKEYLLKIMSDKETIYALSSGNVQSAISVIRISGPLSKMILEILLHKGKDKKIKINNNNNNNNNNKNNICYNNYGKRQHFKKDNINRICNEKRTTNDVYNLSYETSGNEKLGDYNLHDIIHMRKNLEERKLYMGKLYDKNNDIIDIVMYSYFKEPKSYTGEELVEIYCHGNMLIVKEIMSAINNMNELFYKIIIEERQNNIYNNDMLCSFIEDNNNNNNNNTKYDTNEGNNNPTNDHIIYEKIHERCHHNFIKIRESYKGEFTRRAFENNKMSLLQIEGLKELLFCKQKVQKQIALNYMNGYAKDIYLKLKELLKELLVYTELKIDFEEEHITSPKEKEEIQNMVLRKIREAINHINYILKKNNVEDISNSFDILLFGNVNSGKSTLMNNICNNDISIVTNIKGSTLDIIQKNIQIFNNSYNLCDSAGVIKSEKIKSLNEKNYILYEKKKKKKKNIHKTLESMGIKKTLSFLKNNCISAFVLLNIKNYKKELINIIKILNHNFKGKINQENNKGELNKNKMTNKIKIPYFIFCLNKCDLVSTCKFSKIKRNVKKCLLANLSTHILKRCSKKIFFISSKNGYNIDTLLKYFNEKMIKKRKLLFDKKYSNGNNIMFLPFERHKLYLKKAINHLLFIQKNIHNLTFDIISEEIKLAVNSLNRIIGTIKNEQILNKILDSFCIGK; from the coding sequence ATGATAAAGAGACCCTTTGTTCATTTCGTTTTGTTAAAATGCATTACCGTGacactttttttatttattattttcgttGACACGTTTAAAGGAAAGAGGAGAAATAAACCGAAACGTTTTCCCTTTTTTATTCCATTGAAGATTATGAAATGTAGAAAAGAAATGCATCTAATAAAGAGCAAAATAGGGAATAGAAAAATGTTCGAGCAGAAGGAAAACATTTTAAGTTTAAATATGGAGGAAGAATCATTTATTGATAAGAATGAGCAAAATAAAGAATgcgagaaaaaaaatatggatatCAATACAATTCATAATTTTCTTGTAAACAATAATTTTGCATCCaatgaagatgaaaaaaaaaaaaatatatgtgataaCATATCAACATATTACAGTGAAGCGAACAACAATATGATTAATTATGTTACAAATTATGATGATGTAAGAAAAgaatatcttttaaaaattatgagtGATAAAGAAACGATATATGCCCTTAGTTCGGGTAATGTGCAAAGTGCTATAAGTGTGATAAGAATATCTGGTCCGTTGAGCAAAATGATATTGGAAATATTGTTACACAAGGGaaaggataaaaaaataaaaataaataataataataataataataataataataaaaataatatttgttataataattatgggAAAAGACAACATTTTAAgaaagataatattaatagaatATGTAACGAAAAAAGAACCACAAatgatgtatataatttatcatatGAAACAAGTGGAAATGAAAAACTAGGTGATTATAATTTACAtgatataatacatatgagaaaaaatctggaagaaagaaaattatatatgggaaaattatatgataaaaataatgacatTATTGATATAGTTATGTATAGTTATTTTAAGGAACCTAAATCATATACAGGTGAAGAGTTAGTAGAAATATATTGTCATGGGAATATGTTGATCgtaaaagaaataatgagTGCTatcaataatatgaatgaattattttataaaataataattgaaGAAAGacaaaataacatatataataatgatatgttATGTTCATTCattgaagataataataataataataataataatacgaaATATGATACAAATGAAGGTAATAATAATCCTACCAAtgatcatataatttatgaaaaaatacatGAGCGGTGTCATCATaactttataaaaataagagaaAGTTACAAAGGGGAATTTACTAGAAGAGCTTttgaaaataacaaaatgagTTTATTACAAATTGAAGggttaaaagaattattattttgcaAACAAAAAGTACAAAAACAAATTGCATTGAATTATATGAATGGATATGCAaaagatatttatttaaaattaaaagaattattaaaagaattattagtATATACTGAACTAAAAATCGATTTTGAAGAGGAACATATAACATCaccaaaagaaaaagaagaaatacaaaatatggTTTTAAGAAAAATACGAGAAGCTATTAatcatattaattatattttaaaaaaaaataatgtagaAGATATATCTAATTCttttgatattttattatttggaaATGTGAATTCAGGGAAAAGCACcttaatgaataatatatgtaataatgatatatccATAGTAACAAATATTAAAGGTTCAACTTTagatataatacaaaaaaatattcaaatttTTAACAACTCTTATAATTTATGTGACTCAGCGGGGGTTATAAAAAGTGAAAAGATAAAATCtttgaatgaaaaaaattatattctttatgaaaaaaaaaaaaaaaaaaaaaaaaatattcataaaacaCTTGAATCCATGGGTATTAAAAAAACACTatcctttttaaaaaataattgcaTATCggcatttgtattattaaatattaaaaactaCAAGAaggaattaataaatataataaaaattttaaatcatAATTTTAAGGGAAAGATAAATCAAGAGAACAACAAGGGGGaattgaataaaaataaaatgacaaataaaataaaaatcccttatttcattttttgtcTAAATAAATGCGATTTGGTAAGTACATGTAAATTctcaaaaattaaaagaaatgtaaaaaaatgtttACTAGCAAATTTAAGTACACACATATTAAAACGTTGTAGCAAAAAaatctttttcatttcatcTAAAAATGGATATAACATTGATACATtactaaaatattttaatgaaaaaatgattaagaaaagaaaactattatttgataaaaaatattcaaatggAAACAATATAATGTTTTTACCATTTGAAAGACATAAATTGTATTTGAAAAAAGCGATTAACCATTTATtgtttatacaaaaaaatatacacaattTGACCTTTGATATCATATCTGAAGAAATTAAACTAGCTGTCAATTCTTTGAATCGTATCATAGgtacaataaaaaatgagcaaatattaaataaaattttggaTAGTTTTTGTATAGGAAAGTGA